From Halobacillus sp. Marseille-Q1614, the proteins below share one genomic window:
- a CDS encoding peptidylprolyl isomerase, with amino-acid sequence MRKILVSAALAASVLTLSACNSGDDSETVVETSGGDVTKEEFYQELKKSSGEQVLQQLVIAEVLKANYEVSDEAVEEEFNNLKEQYGDQFDTVLEQSPYEDEEDFKESIRLSLLQEQAAAEEVDISEEKMKQYYERMKTEIKASHILVEDEETANEVKEKLNNGESFEDLAKEYSSDGTAENGGDLGFFGPGQMDQAFEEAAYSLEVDEVSDPVQSQFGYHIIKVTDKREAEDVESYEDSKAEIKRTLVSQNIDQQQLQEKINQLIQDSEIDVKIEEYKDLFKQPEAPANEGGEGSSEESGNEEGSEGEESSNE; translated from the coding sequence ATGAGAAAAATTTTAGTGTCCGCTGCTTTAGCAGCAAGTGTACTTACTTTATCAGCGTGTAATTCAGGCGATGATTCAGAAACGGTGGTTGAAACAAGCGGCGGAGACGTCACAAAGGAAGAATTTTATCAGGAGCTGAAGAAAAGTTCAGGCGAACAAGTCCTTCAGCAGCTCGTTATTGCAGAAGTGCTTAAAGCAAATTATGAAGTATCCGATGAAGCGGTAGAAGAAGAATTTAACAACTTAAAAGAGCAATACGGAGATCAATTCGATACGGTTCTTGAGCAAAGTCCTTATGAAGATGAAGAAGACTTTAAAGAATCCATCCGTTTAAGCCTGCTTCAAGAACAAGCAGCAGCGGAAGAAGTCGACATCTCTGAAGAAAAAATGAAGCAATATTATGAACGTATGAAGACTGAAATTAAAGCCAGCCACATTTTAGTGGAAGATGAAGAAACAGCTAATGAAGTAAAAGAAAAGCTGAACAATGGAGAATCCTTTGAAGACTTAGCCAAAGAATATTCTTCTGACGGGACAGCCGAAAATGGCGGAGACCTTGGCTTCTTCGGCCCTGGCCAAATGGATCAGGCCTTCGAAGAAGCAGCTTACAGCCTGGAAGTCGATGAAGTCAGCGACCCGGTTCAATCCCAGTTTGGGTACCACATTATTAAAGTAACGGACAAGAGGGAAGCTGAAGACGTAGAGTCTTATGAAGATTCTAAAGCCGAAATCAAGCGTACACTGGTCAGCCAGAACATTGATCAGCAGCAGCTTCAGGAAAAAATAAATCAGCTGATTCAGGACTCCGAAATTGATGTGAAGATTGAAGAATACAAAGATTTATTTAAGCAGCCTGAAGCTCCTGCCAATGAAGGCGGCGAAGGAAGCTCCGAAGAATCTGGTAATGAAGAAGGCAGTGAGGGCGAAGAAAGCAGCAATGAATAA
- a CDS encoding sporulation YhaL family protein — protein sequence MIFGLPIWVFMCILLIFVSGYMAFRAMKAERKIEQQFIEREGRVYISRMEEEKERRERVRMY from the coding sequence ATGATCTTTGGTCTTCCGATTTGGGTATTTATGTGCATTCTTTTAATCTTTGTTAGTGGATATATGGCTTTTCGAGCCATGAAAGCCGAGCGGAAAATTGAACAGCAGTTTATTGAGCGGGAAGGTCGTGTCTATATATCTAGGATGGAAGAAGAAAAGGAAAGACGTGAACGTGTCCGAATGTATTAA